One genomic window of Roseateles sp. DAIF2 includes the following:
- a CDS encoding putative toxin-antitoxin system toxin component, PIN family → MRTNKAATVPAVVFDTPLLLRTLLSGDASARRLRQAWQQGRCRALVDADSARALVLALGSPALRLTPEQQRELLADYLPYAEIQQAAPAQVPVEGQVLSPFDLLALDLARASGQPCRLVSDSAALKKVRWSRGRKASPVELVASEDFLTQL, encoded by the coding sequence GTGAGGACCAACAAGGCCGCGACCGTGCCGGCGGTGGTGTTCGACACCCCGCTGCTGCTGCGCACCCTGTTGAGCGGCGATGCCTCGGCGCGGCGCCTGCGCCAGGCCTGGCAGCAGGGCCGTTGCCGCGCGCTGGTCGATGCGGACAGCGCGCGGGCGCTGGTGCTGGCGCTGGGCAGCCCGGCGCTGCGCCTGACGCCGGAGCAGCAGCGCGAGCTGCTGGCCGACTACCTGCCCTATGCCGAGATCCAGCAGGCCGCGCCGGCCCAAGTGCCCGTCGAGGGTCAGGTCTTGTCCCCATTCGACCTTCTGGCGCTGGACCTGGCCCGGGCCTCCGGCCAGCCCTGCCGGCTGGTCAGCGACAGCGCGGCGCTGAAAAAAGTGCGCTGGTCGCGCGGCCGCAAGGCCTCCCCCGTGGAACTCGTGGC
- a CDS encoding nucleotide pyrophosphohydrolase — MDIVNLQQRLRAFSAARQWQPYQTPKNLAMAMVVEAAELVEIFQWLTPEQSRELEPAQREHLGEEIADVMLYLLQIADQSGIDVERAVERKFAKNALKYPAP; from the coding sequence ATGGATATCGTGAACCTGCAGCAGCGCCTGCGTGCCTTCTCCGCGGCGCGCCAATGGCAGCCCTACCAGACGCCCAAGAACCTGGCGATGGCCATGGTGGTGGAGGCGGCGGAGCTGGTGGAGATCTTCCAGTGGCTGACGCCCGAGCAGTCGCGCGAGCTGGAGCCGGCGCAGCGCGAACACCTGGGCGAGGAGATCGCCGACGTGATGCTCTACCTGCTGCAGATCGCCGATCAGAGCGGCATTGATGTCGAGCGGGCGGTGGAGCGCAAGTTCGCGAAGAACGCGCTGAAGTACCCGGCACCCTGA
- a CDS encoding BlaI/MecI/CopY family transcriptional regulator, with protein MAKTSSSSSSQPRPTAAELDLLRVLWRLGAPADAKQVHEALLTERPEASYATVLRQLQVMHGKGLLSRDESQRPQRYAPTQAQDKLQTHLLKELIAKAFAGSGKALVMAALKGHVNARERDEIQRLLDQQKQKADGKDGSAR; from the coding sequence ATGGCGAAAACCTCCTCTTCTTCTTCCTCCCAGCCGCGGCCGACCGCGGCCGAGCTCGATCTGCTGCGCGTGCTGTGGCGCCTGGGCGCGCCGGCCGATGCGAAGCAGGTGCACGAGGCCCTGCTGACCGAGCGGCCCGAGGCCAGCTATGCGACGGTGCTGCGCCAGCTGCAGGTGATGCATGGCAAGGGCCTGCTGAGCCGTGACGAGAGCCAGCGCCCGCAGCGCTACGCGCCGACCCAGGCGCAGGACAAGCTGCAGACCCATCTGCTGAAGGAGCTGATCGCCAAGGCCTTCGCCGGTTCCGGCAAGGCCCTGGTGATGGCGGCGCTGAAGGGCCATGTCAACGCCCGCGAGCGCGACGAGATCCAGCGGCTGCTGGATCAGCAGAAGCAGAAAGCGGACGGCAAGGACGGGAGCGCCCGATGA
- a CDS encoding PolC-type DNA polymerase III: MQQTIAVIDFETTGLGPTAGGRATEIAAVLVRDGAIVDRYQSLMHSGAWVPPFIERLTGISNAMLAEAPPAERVMREVAEFTRGCPLVAHNASFDRGFWMHELERAGCAPDPAHEFACTVLLARRLYPDAPDCKLGTLARHHNLPDNGRAHRALADALTTAQLLLRMQADLEARYARELGALPVDHALLALLQRAGKAALKRCVSDYARPRLASLGLQAV; this comes from the coding sequence ATGCAACAGACCATTGCCGTCATCGACTTCGAAACCACCGGCCTCGGCCCCACCGCGGGCGGCCGCGCCACCGAGATCGCGGCCGTGCTGGTGCGTGATGGGGCCATCGTCGACCGCTACCAGAGCCTGATGCACAGCGGCGCCTGGGTGCCGCCCTTCATTGAACGCCTGACCGGCATCAGCAATGCGATGCTGGCCGAGGCGCCGCCGGCCGAGCGGGTGATGCGTGAGGTGGCCGAGTTCACCCGCGGCTGCCCGCTGGTGGCGCACAACGCCAGCTTCGACCGCGGCTTCTGGATGCATGAGCTGGAGCGCGCCGGCTGCGCGCCCGATCCGGCGCATGAGTTCGCCTGCACCGTGCTGCTGGCGCGGCGCCTGTATCCGGACGCGCCGGACTGCAAGCTCGGCACCCTGGCCCGCCACCACAATCTGCCCGACAACGGCCGTGCCCACCGCGCGCTGGCCGATGCGCTGACCACCGCGCAGCTGCTGCTGCGCATGCAGGCGGATCTGGAGGCTCGCTATGCGCGGGAGCTCGGCGCGCTGCCGGTCGACCATGCCCTGCTGGCCCTGTTGCAGCGGGCCGGCAAAGCGGCTTTGAAACGATGTGTGAGTGATTACGCGCGGCCGCGGCTGGCATCGCTGGGCCTGCAAGCCGTCTGA
- the queE gene encoding 7-carboxy-7-deazaguanine synthase, translating to MTYAVKEMFYTLQGEGAQAGRPAVFCRFAGCNLWSGREQDRAGAVCNFCDTDFVGTNGQGGGKFATAAQLAAAVAAKWPGGGKPYVVCTGGEPLLQLDAPLIEALHAQGFEIAVETNGTQPAPAGLDWICVSPKADAEIVLTRGDELKLVWPQPLARPERFAGLDFTHFYLQPMDTPLLQKQHTREAIDYCLAHPQWKLSVQMHKVVGID from the coding sequence ATGACTTATGCGGTCAAGGAAATGTTCTACACCCTGCAGGGCGAGGGCGCGCAGGCCGGGCGGCCGGCGGTGTTCTGCCGCTTTGCCGGCTGCAATCTGTGGAGCGGGCGTGAGCAGGACCGGGCCGGCGCGGTCTGCAACTTCTGCGACACCGACTTCGTCGGCACCAATGGCCAGGGCGGCGGCAAGTTCGCGACCGCGGCCCAGCTGGCGGCGGCGGTCGCGGCCAAATGGCCCGGGGGCGGCAAGCCCTATGTGGTCTGCACCGGCGGCGAGCCCCTGCTGCAGCTGGACGCCCCGCTGATCGAGGCCCTGCATGCCCAGGGCTTCGAGATCGCGGTCGAGACCAACGGCACCCAGCCGGCGCCGGCGGGGCTGGACTGGATCTGCGTCAGCCCCAAGGCCGATGCCGAGATCGTGCTGACCCGCGGCGACGAGCTAAAGCTGGTCTGGCCGCAGCCGCTGGCGCGGCCGGAGCGCTTCGCCGGGCTGGACTTCACCCATTTCTACCTGCAGCCGATGGACACGCCGCTGCTGCAAAAGCAGCACACCCGCGAGGCGATCGACTACTGCCTGGCGCATCCGCAGTGGAAGCTGTCGGTGCAGATGCACAAGGTCGTCGGCATCGACTAA
- a CDS encoding alpha/beta fold hydrolase, with protein MNHDHPHRLLHSQEFGLGPAPLVCLHSSGASGGQWRALAERLQGRHRLVCVDLPGHGRSSDWAPDTRPDLALEAEVVWMSLGPTPVPLDLVGHSYGAALALQMARQRPERVRSLTLYEPVLFGLLKHQEPWGEAWHEIADLAGRIDARLARHQPEGAAALFCDYWADGPAWAALNCLQQQSLARRMPTIARHFQALFAASWGTRELARLPPLRLLCGGRTRAPARRISELLALALPQARLDWLPMAGHLGPISHPDEVAAWLSATPRPAQQRAYAQACV; from the coding sequence ATGAACCACGATCACCCCCATCGCCTGCTGCACAGCCAGGAATTCGGTCTGGGCCCGGCCCCGCTGGTCTGCCTGCATTCCAGCGGGGCCAGCGGCGGCCAATGGCGGGCGCTGGCCGAGCGCTTGCAAGGCCGGCACCGCCTGGTCTGCGTCGACCTGCCGGGCCATGGCCGCAGCAGCGACTGGGCGCCGGACACCCGGCCGGACCTGGCGCTGGAGGCCGAGGTGGTCTGGATGTCGCTGGGCCCGACGCCGGTGCCGCTGGACCTGGTCGGCCATTCCTATGGCGCCGCGCTGGCACTGCAGATGGCCCGGCAGCGGCCGGAGCGGGTGCGCTCGCTGACCTTGTACGAGCCGGTGCTGTTCGGCCTGCTGAAACACCAGGAGCCCTGGGGCGAGGCCTGGCACGAGATCGCCGACCTGGCCGGCCGCATCGACGCCCGGCTGGCCCGCCACCAGCCCGAGGGCGCGGCCGCGCTGTTCTGCGACTACTGGGCCGACGGCCCGGCCTGGGCGGCGCTGAACTGCCTGCAGCAGCAATCGCTGGCGCGGCGCATGCCGACGATCGCCCGCCATTTCCAGGCCCTGTTCGCCGCCAGCTGGGGCACGCGCGAGCTGGCCAGGCTGCCGCCGCTGCGCCTGCTCTGCGGCGGCCGCACCCGCGCGCCGGCACGCCGCATCAGCGAGCTGCTGGCCCTGGCGCTGCCGCAGGCGCGGCTGGACTGGCTGCCGATGGCCGGCCATCTGGGCCCGATCAGCCATCCGGACGAGGTCGCCGCCTGGCTGAGCGCCACCCCGCGGCCGGCGCAGCAACGGGCTTATGCACAAGCCTGTGTATAA
- a CDS encoding LysR family transcriptional regulator, whose protein sequence is MDIKRLDLNLLLSLEALLQERNVTRAAARLHLSQPALSAQLNRLRDLLGDPLLIPAHRGMTPTAKALQLLEPLRQSLDQLRGLLASHRDFDPAHARLDCRIACTDYLQAVAVLPLIRQLSERAPGIRIALRHLDPQALGGQLERGELDLALMTPPTPLPARQYAAPLFNERYLLIGRRNHPRLRPGLSLADYLALEHVVVSLGRDDFVTAVDRQLAAGGLARRVAVSAASFLLVPEIVAATDGVALVPERLVRDRAEQLQLLEPPLPVPGFAVGMLWHEHAHGHPGQAWIRGALAGLFGG, encoded by the coding sequence ATGGATATCAAGAGGCTGGACCTGAACCTGCTGCTGAGCCTGGAAGCGCTGCTGCAGGAGCGCAATGTGACGCGCGCCGCCGCGCGCCTGCACTTGAGCCAGCCGGCGCTGAGCGCCCAGCTGAACCGGCTGCGCGACCTGCTCGGTGATCCGCTGCTGATCCCGGCGCATCGCGGCATGACGCCGACGGCCAAGGCGCTGCAGCTGCTCGAGCCCTTGCGCCAGTCGCTGGACCAGCTGCGCGGCTTGCTGGCCAGCCACCGCGACTTCGATCCGGCCCATGCCCGTCTGGACTGCCGCATCGCCTGCACCGACTACCTGCAGGCGGTCGCGGTGCTGCCGCTGATCCGCCAGCTGAGCGAGCGAGCGCCGGGCATCCGCATCGCGCTGCGCCATCTCGATCCGCAGGCCCTGGGCGGCCAGCTGGAGCGCGGCGAGCTGGACCTGGCGCTGATGACGCCGCCCACGCCCCTGCCCGCTCGGCAATATGCCGCGCCGCTGTTCAATGAACGCTACCTGCTGATCGGCCGCCGGAACCACCCGCGGCTGCGCCCGGGCCTGAGCCTGGCCGACTATCTGGCGCTGGAGCATGTGGTGGTGTCTCTGGGGCGGGACGACTTCGTCACCGCGGTCGACCGGCAGCTGGCCGCCGGCGGGCTGGCGCGCCGGGTTGCGGTTTCGGCGGCGTCCTTCCTGCTGGTGCCGGAGATCGTGGCGGCCACCGACGGCGTGGCCCTGGTGCCGGAACGCCTGGTGCGGGACCGCGCCGAGCAGCTACAGCTGCTGGAGCCGCCGCTGCCGGTGCCGGGTTTCGCGGTCGGCATGCTGTGGCACGAACATGCCCATGGCCATCCCGGCCAGGCCTGGATCCGCGGTGCCCTGGCCGGCCTGTTCGGTGGCTGA
- a CDS encoding AbrB/MazE/SpoVT family DNA-binding domain-containing protein: MLAKLTSKNQLTLPKSVTEAIGPVQYFEVQARAGQIILTPVRIQRGDALRAKLAELDLGEAAIEKALDWAAKALAVPAKKKASGSRKAKPAAAPEVAPARKVARKTATVKTATAPKTAARKRSGVVAK; encoded by the coding sequence GTGCTGGCCAAGCTGACCTCCAAGAACCAACTGACGCTGCCCAAGAGCGTGACCGAGGCCATCGGGCCGGTGCAGTACTTCGAGGTGCAGGCCCGGGCCGGCCAGATCATCCTGACGCCGGTGCGCATTCAGCGCGGCGATGCGCTGCGCGCCAAGCTGGCGGAGCTGGACCTCGGCGAGGCGGCGATCGAGAAGGCGCTGGACTGGGCCGCCAAGGCCCTGGCGGTGCCGGCGAAGAAGAAGGCCAGCGGTAGCAGGAAGGCAAAACCGGCGGCCGCGCCCGAGGTGGCGCCGGCTCGCAAGGTGGCCCGGAAGACCGCGACCGTGAAGACCGCGACGGCACCCAAGACCGCGGCCCGCAAGCGTAGCGGCGTGGTGGCGAAGTGA
- a CDS encoding 6-carboxytetrahydropterin synthase: MSQSSASTPLVLLHTASGGFESACRIPALPAGHRSHGLHGHSYFATVRAELPPGWAPFPGAEVEELRRRLEACLAPLDHGLLNDVLQQPTDENLARWIRRRLETEFGVPGIRQVGIQSTQHSGVDLDVSGQAHVWRRYRFQAAHQLPHVPVGHKCGRMHGHGFEVILHANQDLGERDLSVDYDHLDEVWAPFHMQLNYQCLNGIEGLENPTSEVISAWLWQRLKPLLPELSWVTVYETGSCGANFDGERYRIWKELTLDSAIRLKRAPADSPLRGIHGHTYTLRLHLNAPLDAVYGWTVDFGDVKTLFDPIFKAIDHRPLYEIADLPDGDTASLAAWVLAKGRAALPQIDRVDLYETRGSGAIVSVAAADELIPV; the protein is encoded by the coding sequence ATGAGCCAGTCGTCCGCCTCCACCCCCCTCGTTCTCCTGCACACCGCCTCCGGCGGTTTCGAGTCCGCCTGCCGCATTCCCGCGCTGCCGGCGGGCCATCGCAGCCATGGCCTGCATGGCCACAGCTATTTCGCCACCGTGCGCGCCGAGCTGCCGCCCGGCTGGGCGCCCTTTCCCGGCGCCGAGGTGGAGGAACTGCGCCGCCGGCTCGAGGCCTGCCTCGCGCCGCTGGACCATGGCCTGCTGAACGATGTGCTGCAACAGCCGACGGACGAGAACCTGGCACGCTGGATACGTCGGCGCCTGGAGACGGAGTTCGGCGTGCCGGGCATCCGCCAGGTCGGCATCCAGAGCACCCAGCATTCGGGCGTGGACCTGGACGTGTCGGGCCAGGCCCATGTCTGGAGGCGCTACCGCTTCCAGGCCGCGCACCAGCTGCCCCATGTGCCGGTCGGCCATAAATGCGGCCGCATGCATGGCCATGGCTTCGAGGTGATCCTGCATGCCAACCAGGACCTGGGTGAACGCGACCTGAGCGTCGACTACGACCATCTGGACGAGGTCTGGGCCCCGTTCCACATGCAGCTGAACTACCAATGCCTGAACGGCATCGAGGGTCTGGAGAACCCGACCAGCGAGGTCATCTCGGCCTGGCTGTGGCAGCGCCTCAAGCCCCTGCTGCCGGAGCTGAGCTGGGTCACGGTCTACGAGACCGGCTCCTGCGGCGCCAATTTCGACGGCGAGCGCTACCGGATCTGGAAGGAACTGACCCTGGATTCGGCGATCCGGCTCAAGCGCGCGCCGGCGGACAGCCCCCTGCGCGGCATCCATGGCCATACCTACACCCTGCGCCTGCATCTGAACGCGCCGCTGGACGCGGTCTACGGCTGGACCGTGGACTTCGGCGATGTCAAAACCCTGTTCGATCCGATCTTCAAAGCGATCGACCACCGGCCGCTGTACGAGATCGCCGACCTGCCGGACGGCGACACCGCCAGCCTGGCGGCCTGGGTGCTGGCCAAGGGTCGGGCGGCGCTGCCGCAGATCGACCGGGTGGACCTGTACGAGACCCGCGGCTCGGGCGCGATCGTCAGCGTCGCGGCGGCGGACGAACTGATCCCGGTGTGA
- a CDS encoding endonuclease/exonuclease/phosphatase family protein translates to MATGRKLFSVASWNVEHFKDDPGRVGRVVEFMVRQKPDVFGLYEVEGAAVFGELVKRMPGYTFQITEGLQTQEILIGVRKGLTAFITQRTEFRSGTTHMRPGQLVSVHVGGHNYCLLFLHLASGVEPRGMGLRDDMLGRALEFRRDLDKAAGGPGQARYLFLGDLNTMGLDYPFGRAIDPAIELQKWDKEAARTKYAGMRRLVKTHDASWSNGSASRIPDSNLDHVFASSNLKFRGFRRPVDGLSAEVALRGWPEAATLAGRDAWIRDYSDHALMYFELLA, encoded by the coding sequence ATGGCGACTGGCAGGAAGCTGTTCTCGGTGGCGTCGTGGAACGTCGAGCATTTCAAGGACGATCCCGGGCGGGTCGGCCGGGTGGTCGAGTTCATGGTCCGGCAGAAGCCCGATGTGTTCGGCCTCTACGAGGTGGAGGGCGCCGCCGTGTTCGGCGAGCTGGTCAAGCGCATGCCCGGCTACACCTTCCAGATCACCGAGGGCCTGCAGACCCAGGAGATCCTGATCGGCGTGAGAAAGGGCCTGACCGCCTTCATCACCCAGCGCACCGAGTTCCGCTCCGGCACCACCCATATGCGCCCGGGCCAGCTGGTCAGCGTGCATGTCGGCGGCCACAACTACTGCCTGCTGTTCCTGCATCTGGCCAGCGGCGTCGAGCCGCGCGGCATGGGTCTGCGCGACGACATGCTGGGCCGCGCGCTGGAGTTCCGCCGCGACCTGGACAAGGCGGCCGGCGGGCCCGGCCAGGCGCGCTACCTGTTCCTGGGCGACCTCAACACCATGGGCCTGGACTACCCCTTCGGCCGCGCGATCGATCCGGCCATCGAGCTGCAGAAATGGGATAAGGAGGCGGCGCGCACCAAATACGCCGGCATGCGCCGCCTGGTCAAGACGCATGACGCCAGCTGGAGCAATGGCTCGGCCTCGCGCATCCCGGACTCCAACCTCGACCATGTGTTCGCCAGCAGCAATCTGAAGTTCCGCGGCTTCAGGCGGCCCGTCGATGGACTGAGCGCCGAGGTGGCGCTGCGCGGCTGGCCCGAGGCCGCCACCCTGGCCGGCCGCGACGCCTGGATCCGTGACTACTCGGACCATGCGCTGATGTACTTCGAGCTGCTGGCCTGA
- a CDS encoding NAD(P)H-dependent oxidoreductase codes for MSVSTKKILIVHAQPEPDSLTAQFAAAARQTLEAQGHRVLSSDLYGMGWKAVFDAQDFPDRADAGRLSFIAESGHAFAAGTQTADVEAEQRKLLAADAVILLFPLWWFGPPAILKGWIDRVYAYGFAYGFEGQGNRLRYGDGLLKGKRALLSVMVGGPAADYGPRGINGPLDQLLFPLTHGCLFYPGMDVLPTHAVYGTGRIGAEAVKAELAAWRQRLVGLFDEAPIPFRRQNGGDYPDRHRLADALAPGREGLMVHVDTGL; via the coding sequence ATGTCGGTTTCAACAAAGAAAATCCTGATCGTCCATGCGCAGCCGGAGCCCGACTCGCTGACCGCGCAATTCGCCGCCGCGGCGCGCCAGACCCTGGAGGCCCAGGGGCACCGGGTGCTGAGCTCGGATCTGTACGGCATGGGCTGGAAGGCGGTGTTCGATGCGCAGGATTTCCCGGACCGGGCCGATGCCGGGCGCCTGTCCTTCATCGCCGAGTCGGGCCACGCCTTCGCGGCGGGGACGCAGACCGCTGATGTCGAGGCCGAGCAGCGCAAGCTGCTGGCGGCGGACGCGGTGATCCTGCTGTTCCCGCTCTGGTGGTTCGGCCCGCCGGCGATCCTGAAGGGCTGGATCGACCGGGTCTATGCCTATGGGTTCGCCTACGGCTTCGAGGGCCAGGGCAACCGGCTGCGCTACGGCGACGGGCTGCTGAAGGGCAAGCGGGCGCTGCTGTCGGTGATGGTGGGCGGGCCGGCCGCGGACTATGGGCCGCGCGGCATCAACGGGCCGCTGGACCAGCTGCTGTTCCCGCTGACCCATGGCTGCCTGTTCTACCCCGGCATGGACGTGCTGCCGACGCATGCGGTCTACGGCACCGGGCGGATCGGGGCCGAGGCCGTCAAGGCGGAGCTGGCGGCCTGGCGGCAGCGCCTGGTCGGGCTGTTCGACGAGGCGCCGATCCCGTTTAGGCGCCAGAACGGCGGCGACTATCCGGACCGACACCGGCTCGCCGACGCGCTGGCACCCGGCCGCGAGGGCCTGATGGTGCATGTGGACACGGGCCTGTGA
- a CDS encoding SGNH/GDSL hydrolase family protein: protein MKIPRLKTGLLTLAIAMLAGCGGGGDGVPQEEGVTALKVFGDSLADVGTFGGVRATVQGNGQLMYPEHVAAAYGLSTHCNFFLLAGASIGVNPKAGCTNYAIGGGVINHANPNDPRSIQLQLATPNGFKAGDLLLVDGGGNDAAALVSAYLAVPKDKGASYAALLATLLPKAQVDTAMAGGSATIAGIGMPYMQALAVKFRTGIQLHALDKGATRIALLNMPGITNTPRFQTVLDGIAAANGGGTAGATARAQAEGLFKGWMEAFNAELAKQFSGDARVLVIDFYTAFNQQVASPAQYGLSNVKTPACPITGVGSDGLPTYSFPTCTATALSANPPAGVSGGADWWKTYAFSDGFHPTPYGHQLTAQLITKALSDKGWLKK, encoded by the coding sequence ATGAAGATCCCAAGACTCAAGACCGGCCTGCTGACCCTGGCCATCGCAATGCTGGCCGGCTGCGGCGGTGGTGGCGACGGCGTGCCCCAGGAGGAGGGCGTCACCGCGCTGAAGGTGTTCGGCGACAGCCTGGCCGATGTCGGCACCTTCGGCGGCGTGCGCGCCACCGTCCAGGGCAACGGCCAGCTGATGTACCCCGAGCATGTCGCCGCCGCCTATGGCCTGAGCACGCATTGCAACTTCTTCCTGCTGGCCGGTGCCAGCATCGGCGTGAATCCCAAGGCCGGCTGCACCAACTACGCGATCGGCGGCGGCGTGATCAACCATGCCAACCCGAACGACCCGCGCAGCATCCAGCTGCAGCTGGCCACGCCCAATGGCTTCAAGGCCGGCGACCTGCTGCTGGTCGACGGCGGCGGCAACGACGCGGCCGCGCTGGTCAGCGCCTATCTGGCCGTGCCCAAGGACAAGGGCGCCTCCTATGCCGCCCTGCTTGCCACCCTGCTGCCGAAGGCCCAGGTGGATACCGCGATGGCCGGCGGCTCCGCCACGATCGCCGGCATCGGCATGCCCTATATGCAGGCCCTGGCCGTCAAGTTCCGCACCGGCATCCAGCTGCATGCGCTGGACAAGGGCGCGACCCGCATCGCGCTGCTGAACATGCCCGGCATCACCAACACGCCGCGCTTCCAGACGGTGCTGGACGGCATAGCCGCGGCCAACGGCGGCGGCACCGCCGGCGCGACCGCGCGCGCGCAGGCCGAGGGTCTGTTCAAGGGCTGGATGGAAGCCTTCAACGCCGAGCTGGCCAAGCAGTTCTCCGGCGACGCCCGCGTGCTGGTGATCGACTTCTACACCGCCTTCAACCAACAGGTCGCCTCGCCGGCCCAGTACGGCCTGAGCAACGTCAAGACTCCGGCCTGCCCGATCACCGGCGTGGGCAGCGACGGCCTGCCGACCTACAGCTTCCCCACCTGCACCGCCACCGCGCTGTCGGCCAACCCGCCGGCCGGTGTCAGCGGCGGCGCCGACTGGTGGAAGACCTATGCCTTCTCCGACGGCTTCCACCCGACGCCCTACGGCCATCAGCTGACCGCGCAGCTGATCACCAAGGCGCTGAGCGACAAGGGCTGGCTGAAGAAGTAA
- a CDS encoding GNAT family N-acetyltransferase, producing MSSIQVRPATLRDAKAIAEVHVAAWQDAYKGLLPDATLDALSVQKRQAFWREAIDLCEPQVMVAHIDNELMGFVGFDRSRDKGTPSTTGEIWALYANPVHWDKGVGLALWDAARDGLQEEGCTKVTLWTYLRNERALRFFELAGFKRDMGSTKTTEVSGTRLEELRLQRSLV from the coding sequence ATGTCGAGTATCCAGGTCCGCCCGGCCACCCTGCGTGATGCCAAGGCCATCGCCGAAGTCCATGTCGCGGCATGGCAGGACGCCTACAAGGGTTTGCTGCCCGATGCCACCTTGGACGCGCTGTCGGTGCAAAAACGCCAGGCCTTCTGGCGCGAAGCCATCGACCTGTGCGAACCGCAGGTGATGGTGGCCCATATCGACAACGAGCTGATGGGCTTTGTCGGTTTCGACCGTTCGCGCGACAAGGGCACGCCCTCCACCACCGGCGAGATCTGGGCGCTGTACGCCAACCCGGTGCATTGGGACAAGGGCGTCGGCCTGGCCCTGTGGGACGCCGCGCGCGACGGCCTGCAGGAAGAAGGCTGCACCAAGGTCACGCTGTGGACCTATCTGCGCAACGAACGCGCGCTGCGCTTCTTCGAGCTGGCCGGCTTCAAGCGCGACATGGGCAGCACCAAGACCACCGAGGTCAGCGGCACCCGCCTCGAGGAACTGCGCCTGCAGCGTTCGCTGGTCTAA